In a genomic window of Mycoplasma iguanae:
- a CDS encoding HAD family hydrolase: MAKLFTFDLDGTLLNSKSQIPQATINAILELKKEGNYFALATGRGLISIKPILEQFSDFDFAICNNGVIVKNLKTNEVSVNSHLDNELLDIIWEESQKTQSFLTISTDQNVYTIKPESEMTWLMSQEEMDLKIGRESNIEKVKEQLNKKEKITQLALRNSEEVITEIFQRNKSTLGKKYATFQTNRIFYDINPLGSDKVNGLKKVAQILNIKPENLVTFGDSGNDIEMLSYSKYGIAMGNSTEEIKKIAYEVIGDHNTNTLAETLLRFKNSK; encoded by the coding sequence ATGGCTAAATTATTTACTTTTGACTTAGATGGAACGCTTTTAAACAGTAAAAGTCAAATTCCACAAGCAACTATTAATGCGATATTAGAATTAAAAAAAGAAGGCAATTACTTTGCATTAGCAACAGGTAGAGGTCTAATTTCAATTAAACCTATTTTAGAACAATTTTCTGATTTTGATTTTGCTATTTGCAATAATGGGGTTATTGTTAAAAATTTAAAAACTAATGAAGTAAGTGTTAATTCTCATTTAGACAATGAACTTTTAGACATAATTTGAGAAGAATCACAAAAAACTCAATCATTTTTAACAATTAGTACAGATCAAAATGTTTATACAATTAAACCAGAGTCTGAAATGACTTGATTAATGTCGCAAGAAGAAATGGATTTAAAAATTGGTAGAGAATCTAACATTGAAAAAGTTAAAGAACAATTAAATAAAAAAGAAAAAATAACTCAATTAGCTTTGCGTAATTCTGAAGAAGTTATTACAGAAATTTTTCAAAGAAATAAAAGTACTTTAGGTAAAAAGTATGCAACTTTTCAAACAAACAGAATTTTTTATGACATTAACCCTTTAGGGAGTGATAAAGTAAATGGATTAAAAAAAGTTGCACAAATTTTAAATATCAAACCTGAAAATCTTGTAACTTTTGGTGATTCAGGTAATGATATAGAGATGTTATCATATTCAAAATATGGTATAGCAATGGGAAATTCTACAGAAGAAATTAAAAAAATTGCTTATGAAGTAATTGGTGATCATAATACAAATACACTAGCAGAAACACTTCTTAGATTTAAAAATAGTAAATAG
- a CDS encoding ABC transporter permease, which produces MNKLNVYFDKLSFFYKTDKNVSSRRKLYNSLWAVLFSLILAGIIFLFAGANPFAIYEKILEGSLKFSYHSFFIYFAIFIISGIAVGIGFKVGLFNIGVSGQMMIGGIITIAYLLKNGATITNIIISLILSVLAGSVLAIIAGLFKAFLNVHEVVSTILINWIIVYLGVWVFKDKFGMQNTLNNGSINLSNVPEFFTTSHFWPVAVAIAITIALVLWVILSRTTLGYKIKMTGMNKNASKYAGVNEKTTIIWTMAFSGALAGLAGWIYFAILNQSYFSGNKTPLTEGFTGIAISLLAHNSPIGSILSGFLFAVIQSGSSYAVTVSNGLSAENLTIISGIILFLSSISVVFLKWNPLSFLRKYLVLINKKEFWSIISIYLNSKKNLWLFFFKEKKITKTKQKAYKAEYKRINKELQNLIDFKYLKSLDADQKIEYYEEAERRKKLLKNELEEKDFYLIKQLATKRKIDIKEGHNRYREKLNLIYEKVFQTNQDFIFVFTQIFKKLFQKNNSKEIN; this is translated from the coding sequence ATGAATAAGCTAAATGTTTATTTTGATAAACTGTCATTTTTTTATAAAACAGACAAAAATGTTTCTTCACGAAGAAAACTTTATAACTCTTTATGAGCCGTGTTATTTTCCCTTATTCTTGCAGGAATTATTTTTCTTTTTGCAGGAGCAAACCCTTTTGCAATTTATGAAAAAATTCTGGAAGGCTCACTAAAATTTAGCTATCATTCATTTTTTATTTATTTTGCCATTTTTATTATTTCAGGTATTGCTGTTGGTATTGGATTTAAAGTAGGATTATTTAATATAGGTGTTTCTGGTCAAATGATGATCGGGGGAATAATCACTATAGCTTACTTACTTAAAAATGGTGCAACAATCACCAATATTATTATTTCTTTAATTTTAAGTGTTTTAGCAGGAAGTGTTTTAGCAATAATTGCAGGATTATTTAAAGCATTTTTAAATGTGCATGAGGTAGTTTCGACCATTTTAATAAACTGAATCATTGTTTATTTAGGTGTATGAGTTTTTAAAGATAAATTTGGAATGCAAAATACCTTAAATAATGGGTCAATTAATTTATCAAATGTTCCTGAATTTTTTACTACTTCTCACTTTTGACCTGTTGCTGTTGCAATTGCAATCACCATAGCACTTGTTTTATGGGTTATTTTATCAAGAACAACCTTAGGTTATAAAATCAAAATGACGGGAATGAATAAAAATGCTTCTAAATATGCAGGTGTTAATGAAAAAACTACAATTATTTGAACAATGGCTTTTTCAGGAGCTTTAGCAGGGCTAGCAGGATGAATTTATTTTGCAATTTTAAATCAATCTTATTTTTCAGGCAATAAAACACCATTAACAGAAGGATTTACAGGAATAGCAATTTCATTACTTGCACACAACTCACCTATTGGAAGTATTTTAAGTGGTTTTCTATTTGCTGTCATTCAGTCAGGTTCATCTTATGCTGTTACTGTATCAAATGGTTTATCAGCTGAAAATTTAACAATCATTTCGGGAATTATTTTATTTTTATCTTCAATTTCAGTTGTATTTTTAAAATGAAATCCTTTAAGTTTTTTGAGAAAATATCTTGTGCTTATTAATAAAAAAGAATTTTGATCAATTATTTCAATATATTTGAATAGCAAAAAGAATCTTTGATTATTTTTCTTTAAAGAAAAGAAAATAACCAAAACAAAACAAAAAGCATATAAAGCAGAATACAAGCGTATTAATAAAGAACTCCAAAATTTAATTGATTTTAAATATTTAAAATCCTTAGATGCAGATCAAAAAATCGAATATTATGAAGAAGCCGAAAGAAGAAAAAAACTCCTTAAAAACGAGTTAGAAGAAAAAGATTTTTATTTAATTAAGCAACTCGCAACCAAAAGAAAAATTGATATAAAAGAAGGACATAATAGATACAGAGAAAAATTAAATCTTATTTATGAAAAAGTTTTTCAAACAAACCAAGATTTTATCTTTGTATTTACACAAATATTTAAAAAGTTGTTTCAAAAAAATAATTCGAAGGAGATAAATTAA
- a CDS encoding ABC transporter permease, translating into MEFITGLLAPLVTFSIILLLAALSGMLSERVGIINIGINGVMIIGAVFYAVFAHIFRTSSPWMNLIIYPLSALMGVFFSWLHGYATIKLKADHTVSGIAINVLALAIALFLLGVVDPPSIQIEYYLTELAWSPSNFNPRNIISLKLFLTIAIVAVLIFVLNKTKWGLRFKAIGENPQAADVAGINVNKMKWIGLSLAGLLAGLAGAIYSEKMSSGTYKGEVEGLGFLALAIMIMGQWKTGYIIISGIVFAILYTVAVELNASLLAALLPIKNTVGDLLQTIPYILTLIFLSAFSKKNQPPKAAGLPYDKSLR; encoded by the coding sequence ATGGAATTTATAACTGGTTTACTAGCTCCACTTGTAACTTTCTCTATTATTTTACTTTTAGCTGCGCTTTCAGGAATGCTAAGTGAAAGAGTTGGAATTATAAATATTGGGATTAATGGAGTAATGATTATAGGAGCTGTTTTTTACGCAGTATTTGCACACATTTTTAGAACTAGTTCTCCTTGAATGAATCTTATTATTTATCCATTATCAGCATTAATGGGAGTATTTTTTTCATGACTGCATGGGTATGCAACAATTAAATTAAAAGCTGATCATACAGTTTCAGGAATTGCAATTAATGTTTTAGCTTTAGCCATTGCTTTATTTTTATTAGGTGTTGTAGATCCACCATCAATTCAAATCGAATATTATCTAACAGAATTAGCTTGAAGCCCTTCAAATTTCAATCCTAGAAATATTATTTCATTAAAATTATTTTTAACAATCGCAATTGTTGCCGTTTTAATTTTTGTTTTAAATAAAACTAAATGAGGTTTAAGATTTAAAGCAATTGGTGAAAATCCACAAGCTGCCGATGTTGCCGGAATTAATGTTAATAAAATGAAATGAATTGGGCTTAGTCTTGCCGGGCTTTTAGCAGGTTTAGCAGGTGCCATTTATTCAGAAAAGATGTCTTCAGGAACATATAAAGGTGAAGTAGAAGGACTAGGTTTTCTTGCGCTTGCCATTATGATCATGGGACAATGAAAGACAGGATATATTATTATTTCAGGTATTGTTTTTGCCATTTTATATACAGTAGCTGTTGAACTAAATGCTTCATTGCTTGCTGCTCTATTACCAATAAAAAATACTGTAGGTGATTTATTACAAACAATACCATATATATTAACATTAATATTTTTATCCGCCTTTTCCAAAAAGAATCAGCCACCAAAAGCCGCGGGTTTGCCTTATGACAAATCATTACGATAA
- the lysS gene encoding lysine--tRNA ligase — protein sequence MIDRKFSEQELVRRDKLAKYKEMNINPFAETEKISDNSKTILEKFDIFSKEELIQKKAEISVAGRIITSRGPFIIIQDLYGKLQLYFNKKEYPKLNELVETFDLGDIIFARGFVMKTNTGQVSLHVDDIKLLTKSLKPLPEKYHGLVDVEERYRRRYLDLLTSEESKNIFISRTKIISFIRKYFDSQDYLEVDTPVLQPILGGASAKPFTTHHNALDMPFYLRIATELPLKKLLVGGLEKVYEIGRIFRNEGVDTTHNPEFTSIEFYEAYSNLESMVQQTENLIKSLAHYLNKTEIEYDNKTIYLNKPFARINMVEATSKAVGVDLKEISLVDAKKIAQKHNIKVEKYFTVGHIINELFEELIEKTLIQPTFVYGHPIEISPLAKNNSLDARFTDRAELFINTKEYANMFTELNDPIDQLKRFEDQLKERESGNDEASEIDLDFIEALEYGMPPAGGCGIGIDRLVMLFTQKMSIREVLLFPHLKNKK from the coding sequence ATGATCGATCGAAAATTTAGCGAGCAAGAACTGGTAAGAAGAGATAAACTTGCTAAATATAAAGAAATGAATATCAATCCTTTTGCAGAAACTGAAAAAATTTCTGATAACTCAAAAACCATTTTAGAAAAATTCGATATTTTTTCTAAAGAAGAATTAATTCAAAAAAAAGCAGAAATTTCAGTAGCTGGAAGAATTATTACTTCTAGAGGTCCATTTATTATTATTCAAGATTTATATGGAAAATTACAACTATATTTTAATAAAAAAGAATATCCCAAATTGAATGAATTAGTAGAAACTTTTGATTTAGGTGATATTATTTTTGCTCGTGGTTTTGTAATGAAAACTAACACAGGACAAGTTAGTTTACATGTTGATGACATTAAACTTTTAACTAAATCTTTAAAACCCTTACCTGAAAAATATCACGGACTTGTAGATGTTGAAGAAAGATATCGCCGCCGCTATTTAGATTTACTTACTTCAGAAGAAAGTAAAAATATATTTATTAGTAGAACAAAAATAATTTCTTTTATAAGAAAATATTTTGATTCACAAGATTACCTAGAAGTAGATACTCCAGTTTTACAACCCATTTTAGGAGGAGCATCAGCTAAACCTTTTACAACACATCATAATGCATTAGATATGCCTTTTTACTTAAGAATAGCAACAGAACTACCATTGAAAAAATTACTTGTAGGTGGATTAGAAAAAGTTTATGAAATTGGTAGAATTTTTAGAAACGAAGGAGTAGATACAACTCACAACCCGGAATTTACATCTATTGAATTTTATGAAGCATATTCAAATCTTGAAAGTATGGTGCAACAAACAGAAAATTTAATTAAAAGTTTGGCACATTACTTAAACAAAACAGAAATCGAATATGACAACAAAACAATTTATTTGAATAAACCTTTTGCAAGAATTAATATGGTGGAAGCAACCTCAAAAGCTGTAGGTGTAGATTTAAAAGAGATAAGTTTAGTAGATGCTAAAAAAATTGCTCAAAAACATAATATTAAAGTAGAAAAATATTTCACAGTTGGCCACATTATTAATGAATTATTTGAAGAATTAATTGAAAAAACATTAATTCAACCAACATTTGTTTATGGGCATCCTATTGAAATTTCTCCTTTAGCTAAAAATAATTCTTTAGATGCTAGATTTACAGATAGAGCAGAATTGTTTATTAATACTAAAGAATATGCCAACATGTTTACAGAACTAAATGATCCCATTGATCAATTAAAGAGATTTGAAGATCAATTAAAAGAACGTGAATCAGGAAATGATGAAGCTAGTGAAATCGATTTAGATTTTATTGAAGCATTAGAATATGGAATGCCACCTGCAGGTGGATGTGGAATCGGAATTGACCGTCTTGTAATGTTATTTACACAGAAAATGTCAATTCGGGAAGTATTGCTATTTCCTCATTTAAAAAACAAAAAATAA